From one Eucalyptus grandis isolate ANBG69807.140 chromosome 9, ASM1654582v1, whole genome shotgun sequence genomic stretch:
- the LOC120288188 gene encoding pentatricopeptide repeat-containing protein At5g24830-like: MIFFLEICRESIDVAGMVDGGYNLVANYEDHEGAACNLGRMRFALWLHDEMLRRECEPDIVTCTELIRAYCVRGDLNKAERLFEKIQKSGIPIDHIPLKILVNGYCKMGQLNLAFNLYKKWLSNWN, translated from the exons atgattttctttctcgAAATTTGCAGGGAGAGCATAGACGTGGCAGGCATGGTTGATGGTGGGTACAATTTAGTGGCCAATTATGAGGATCATGAAG GTGCTGCTTGTAACTTAGGCCGGATGCGTTTTGCACTTTGGTTACACGATGAAATGCTGAGAAGGGAGTGTGAACCGGACATTGTAACCTGTACTGAACTAATTAGGGCTTACTGTGTGAGAGGTGACTTGAACAAGGCAGAAAGGCTTTTTGAGAAGATACAAAAATCTGGAATACCAATTGATCATATTCCCCTGAAGATCCTTGTTAATGGATACTGCAAAATGGGGCAGCTTAATCTGGCTTTTAACCTCTATAAGAAGTGGCTGTCAAACTGGAACTAA